Proteins from a single region of Lujinxingia litoralis:
- a CDS encoding tetratricopeptide repeat protein, whose amino-acid sequence MMRVIWLLVLAAMCSVSVGCAAGKARAEADQIQKDAQFHYDMGAGYFEANEVTHAIRELTRALELNPDHTQANYLLGIIYMGRRDYRRAVNHFKEVLRVEPSFHFARNNLGTVYLAMERWEEAEAEFLTLIDETLYTTPELAHNNLGWAYYNQRRFAEALEHFRMAAFLAPQMCLADNNQGLVYEAMGNAMEAVRYYRLAIEKCPENYQEPHFNLGKILQEAGDRRARAHFQRCVEIQPRNDLAERCRQYLNVGY is encoded by the coding sequence ATGATGCGTGTGATCTGGCTGCTGGTGCTGGCGGCGATGTGCAGCGTGAGCGTTGGATGCGCCGCCGGCAAGGCCAGGGCCGAGGCCGACCAGATTCAGAAAGATGCCCAGTTTCATTACGACATGGGCGCCGGGTACTTCGAGGCCAACGAGGTGACTCACGCTATTCGCGAGCTCACCCGGGCGCTGGAGCTGAACCCGGACCACACCCAGGCCAACTACCTGCTCGGCATCATCTACATGGGTCGACGCGATTATCGGCGAGCGGTGAACCACTTCAAAGAGGTGCTGCGCGTGGAGCCGAGCTTCCACTTCGCGCGCAATAATCTGGGGACGGTCTACCTGGCGATGGAGCGCTGGGAAGAAGCCGAGGCGGAGTTTCTGACCCTGATTGATGAGACGCTCTACACCACCCCGGAGCTCGCCCACAACAACCTGGGCTGGGCCTATTACAATCAGCGTCGTTTCGCCGAAGCGCTGGAGCACTTCCGGATGGCGGCCTTCCTGGCGCCGCAGATGTGTCTGGCTGACAACAACCAGGGGCTCGTTTACGAGGCGATGGGCAACGCGATGGAGGCGGTGCGTTACTACCGACTGGCCATTGAAAAATGCCCGGAGAACTACCAGGAGCCGCACTTCAACCTGGGCAAGATCCTGCAGGAGGCCGGCGACCGGCGCGCGCGGGCCCATTTCCAGCGTTGCGTGGAGATTCAGCCACGCAACGATCTGGCCGAGCGCTGCCGTCAGTACTTAAACGTGGGGTACTGA
- a CDS encoding tetratricopeptide repeat protein, producing MKNTLTDLTRRPLMGVLAAAIAVSLSAGCSSAPKTVDEAPVEVPEKTEQEKISEATGISLEALAAFEEGKAAIEAGATERESAIAALERAVELEPTFAEAHYNLGLLYGEIDRSDDAVKHIQTARELDPDVFEYTVALAKAYAENEEYDAAQELFSEVVARDPNNLVAKNNMAVIALRRGEEDLALRYVEEILREDTANVGALNTLGLVYMERENLSLAKYSLRKALKEDESNVDVLNNLGLVYIQEDNVPLAVDSFSKAIEADEDYLESRLNLAAILLEYLDYERANAHFTHAVRIAPHHCVANLGKGASAFAVGEHEEANERYKYYLKECDSDHLSSLERLAQLNETYLQRPEEAIAYYERLVELEDDVNKVANYEASISFMRSQLEQSQQAQPEEAPAPEEGAE from the coding sequence ATGAAGAACACACTCACTGACCTGACACGGCGCCCCCTGATGGGGGTTCTGGCGGCCGCGATTGCGGTGTCGCTGAGCGCGGGCTGTAGCTCGGCGCCCAAGACCGTCGACGAAGCGCCGGTTGAGGTTCCCGAGAAGACCGAGCAGGAGAAGATCTCGGAGGCGACCGGTATCTCGCTGGAGGCGCTGGCGGCGTTTGAAGAGGGTAAGGCTGCCATTGAGGCGGGTGCCACCGAGCGGGAAAGCGCCATTGCGGCGCTTGAGCGTGCGGTAGAGCTGGAGCCCACCTTTGCCGAGGCCCACTACAATCTGGGGCTCCTCTACGGTGAAATCGACCGTAGCGATGATGCCGTGAAGCACATTCAGACGGCCCGTGAGCTCGACCCGGACGTGTTTGAGTACACCGTGGCTTTGGCCAAGGCGTACGCCGAAAACGAAGAGTACGACGCCGCTCAAGAGCTCTTCTCCGAGGTCGTGGCCCGCGACCCGAACAACCTGGTGGCCAAGAATAACATGGCGGTCATTGCGCTTCGCCGTGGGGAAGAAGACCTGGCGCTGCGGTACGTTGAAGAGATCCTGCGTGAGGATACCGCCAACGTCGGCGCGCTCAACACGCTGGGGTTGGTTTACATGGAGCGCGAGAACCTCTCGCTGGCGAAGTATTCGCTGCGAAAAGCGCTTAAAGAAGACGAGAGCAACGTCGACGTGCTCAACAACCTGGGCCTGGTGTACATCCAGGAAGATAACGTGCCCCTGGCGGTAGACTCGTTCAGCAAAGCGATCGAGGCCGACGAGGACTACCTGGAGAGCCGACTGAACCTGGCGGCAATCCTGCTTGAGTACCTCGATTATGAGCGCGCCAACGCACACTTTACCCATGCTGTGCGGATTGCGCCGCATCATTGCGTGGCCAACCTGGGTAAGGGCGCCTCGGCGTTTGCCGTCGGTGAGCACGAAGAGGCCAATGAGCGCTATAAGTACTACCTGAAGGAGTGCGACAGCGATCATCTCTCCAGTCTGGAGCGGCTGGCTCAGCTTAACGAGACCTACCTGCAGCGTCCCGAAGAGGCCATCGCGTACTACGAGCGTCTGGTGGAGCTGGAAGATGACGTGAACAAGGTGGCCAACTACGAGGCCTCCATTAGCTTCATGCGCTCCCAGCTCGAGCAGTCTCAGCAGGCTCAGCCCGAAGAGGCGCCGGCGCCGGAAGAGGGTGCGGAGTGA
- a CDS encoding SDR family NAD(P)-dependent oxidoreductase, with product MTTTNAPAADTILITGAAGFIGDALLRTLFSDADGFERIIATDIHPLASDLPPDSRLIEVRQDIRDADALQALFLAHTPRVVVHLAAIVTPPPGESRAFQYEVDVLGTRNVIQACAAAGVRQFIYTSSGAAYGYHPDNPPALKESAPLRGNKVFAYAHHKRLVEEDLARARARHPEVGQLIFRVSTVLGPRTDNQITGLFEQALVPGIRGADSPFCIVADVDVVAAIRRGIATGETGIYNLTGDGTLSLEAIAHRLGRRYLPLPERLVKRALGELHRRGIGPYGPEQVLFLKHRPVLDNTRLKCEFGFTPSLTTEEAFERYRQAREASGPHTVLLTGAGGGLGYELARVHAQRGDRLALLDHDPVALERALRMARALGAEAIALRADLRRAEDCHQALTRTTATFGNLDILYNNAAIPSRQRFDAGSTDEVQRLLDVNLMGAVRITEAALPWLKASKGRICAISSVAGFAPLTGRTAYAASKHGLHGFFTSLRTELASQQVSVTLACPAYIKTAFRQHARDNAPELAASRVARTIVESTLHRRRLALIGSTAHLAYWLHRLSPGLFEHLMRRSVRDEFPL from the coding sequence ATGACCACCACAAACGCCCCCGCCGCCGACACGATCCTCATCACCGGTGCCGCCGGCTTTATCGGCGACGCCCTGCTGCGCACCCTGTTTAGCGATGCCGACGGCTTTGAGCGCATCATCGCCACCGACATCCACCCCCTGGCCAGCGACCTGCCTCCCGACTCGCGCCTGATCGAGGTTCGCCAGGACATCCGCGATGCCGACGCCCTCCAGGCCCTCTTCCTCGCCCATACCCCGCGCGTGGTGGTGCATCTGGCCGCGATCGTCACCCCGCCGCCCGGCGAATCCCGAGCATTTCAGTACGAGGTCGACGTCCTGGGCACGCGCAACGTCATCCAGGCCTGTGCCGCGGCCGGGGTCCGCCAGTTTATCTACACCTCCAGCGGCGCGGCCTACGGCTACCACCCGGATAACCCGCCGGCGCTCAAAGAGAGCGCCCCCCTGCGTGGGAACAAGGTCTTTGCCTACGCGCACCACAAGCGCCTGGTCGAAGAAGACCTGGCGCGCGCCCGCGCGCGCCATCCCGAGGTAGGCCAGCTTATTTTTCGGGTCTCCACTGTGCTCGGTCCCCGGACCGACAACCAGATCACCGGCCTCTTTGAGCAGGCGCTGGTCCCGGGCATCCGCGGCGCGGACTCCCCCTTTTGCATCGTGGCCGACGTCGATGTGGTGGCGGCCATCCGCCGGGGCATCGCCACCGGAGAGACCGGCATCTACAATCTCACCGGCGACGGCACGCTGAGCCTGGAAGCCATCGCCCACCGCCTGGGTCGGCGCTACCTCCCCCTGCCTGAGCGCCTGGTCAAACGCGCCCTCGGAGAGCTCCACCGCCGGGGCATCGGCCCTTACGGCCCGGAGCAGGTCCTCTTTCTCAAACACCGCCCGGTCCTCGATAACACGCGCCTCAAATGCGAGTTCGGCTTCACCCCAAGCCTGACCACCGAGGAGGCCTTCGAGCGCTACCGTCAGGCCCGGGAGGCCTCCGGGCCTCACACCGTGCTCCTCACTGGCGCCGGCGGCGGCCTGGGCTACGAGCTGGCCCGCGTGCACGCGCAGCGAGGCGACCGCCTGGCCCTCTTGGACCACGACCCGGTGGCGCTGGAGCGGGCGCTGAGGATGGCCCGCGCGCTGGGCGCCGAGGCCATCGCCCTGCGCGCCGATCTGCGCCGGGCCGAGGACTGCCACCAGGCCCTGACCCGGACCACAGCGACCTTTGGCAACCTGGACATCCTCTACAACAACGCCGCGATTCCCTCGCGCCAACGCTTCGACGCCGGCTCCACCGACGAGGTCCAGCGCCTGCTCGACGTCAACCTGATGGGCGCGGTACGCATCACCGAAGCCGCGCTGCCCTGGCTCAAAGCCTCAAAAGGTCGTATCTGTGCCATCTCCAGCGTGGCGGGCTTTGCCCCGCTGACCGGGCGCACGGCCTACGCGGCCAGCAAGCACGGCCTCCACGGGTTCTTCACCTCGCTACGCACGGAGCTCGCCAGTCAACAGGTCTCGGTCACCCTGGCCTGCCCGGCCTACATCAAGACCGCCTTTCGCCAACACGCCCGGGACAACGCCCCGGAACTCGCGGCCTCCCGAGTGGCCCGCACCATCGTGGAATCCACACTGCACCGTCGCCGCCTGGCGCTGATCGGCTCCACGGCCCACCTGGCCTACTGGCTCCACCGCCTGAGTCCGGGCCTCTTTGAACACCTGATGCGCCGCAGCGTCCGCGACGAATTCCCCCTCTAA
- a CDS encoding NFACT RNA binding domain-containing protein, with product MNLSHADLQLIVDEIRTLAVPGVIQKVFDAGPRRAILQVRSPGHTYNILVSVAPEDTRLHLVAERPRVSGPPQAFVMQLRKWLHGAWIQAIDLDARDRIITFTLSAIDPTWEPQPDDERALRREISLVCELVGHHPNVFVVDQERIVGMAHGRSLGERDLRPGAHYNAPPPPPERGPQAHPELVAREGDGSRSTWLSAHIDDTLAQQHRTDLYRRLQSDLRSRARTLRRRLKNIEEDLGRIEASARYQIFGELLQSAYGRVKRGATQVRVPDYYQEGMPEISIPLDPAHDLQWNIDRYFHQHRRYKEARDDVETRFLQSEEALEEVEDARQTLQELSDADLHQLQAFEQELRASQLLKRTRRQRAARRAHAPRPPYREFRSHKGAVILVGRGAKHNDALTTRVARGRDLWLHARDWSGAHVIVRRERDQTLDSETLIDAATLAAHFSRGRKDSLIDVTYTDARHVRKPRGSAPGMVTIASGATIAVTLEEDRLERLLATEIDPGD from the coding sequence ATGAACCTCTCCCACGCCGATCTTCAGCTCATCGTCGATGAGATCCGCACATTGGCCGTGCCCGGCGTCATCCAGAAAGTCTTCGACGCCGGCCCCCGCCGCGCCATCCTTCAGGTGCGCAGCCCGGGCCACACCTACAACATCCTGGTCAGCGTGGCCCCCGAAGACACCCGTCTGCACCTGGTCGCCGAGCGCCCACGCGTTTCGGGACCGCCCCAGGCCTTTGTGATGCAGCTTCGCAAATGGCTGCACGGCGCCTGGATTCAAGCGATCGACCTGGACGCCCGGGACCGAATCATCACCTTTACCCTCTCGGCCATCGACCCGACCTGGGAGCCCCAACCCGACGATGAACGGGCGCTTCGCCGGGAGATTTCCCTGGTGTGCGAGCTTGTAGGCCATCACCCCAACGTCTTTGTGGTGGACCAGGAGCGCATCGTCGGCATGGCCCACGGGCGCAGCCTTGGCGAGCGCGATCTGCGCCCGGGCGCGCACTACAACGCGCCACCACCGCCGCCGGAACGCGGCCCCCAGGCTCATCCCGAGCTTGTGGCCCGGGAGGGCGATGGCTCCCGCTCCACCTGGCTCAGCGCCCACATCGACGACACGCTGGCGCAGCAACACCGCACCGACCTCTACCGCCGCCTCCAGAGCGATCTTCGTTCCCGGGCGCGGACCCTGCGCCGGCGCCTCAAAAACATCGAGGAGGACCTGGGGCGCATCGAGGCCTCGGCCCGCTATCAGATCTTCGGTGAGCTCCTGCAAAGCGCCTACGGTCGGGTCAAACGCGGCGCCACACAGGTGCGCGTCCCGGACTACTATCAAGAGGGGATGCCGGAGATCTCAATTCCCCTCGATCCGGCCCACGACCTGCAGTGGAACATCGATCGCTACTTCCACCAGCACCGCCGCTACAAAGAGGCCCGTGACGACGTGGAGACGCGCTTTCTGCAAAGCGAAGAGGCGCTGGAAGAGGTGGAAGACGCCCGGCAGACCCTGCAAGAGCTGAGCGACGCCGACCTCCACCAACTCCAAGCCTTTGAGCAGGAGTTGCGCGCCTCTCAACTCCTCAAGCGCACGCGGCGCCAGCGCGCGGCGCGCCGCGCACACGCGCCACGCCCGCCCTACCGCGAGTTTCGCTCCCATAAAGGCGCGGTCATCCTGGTGGGGCGCGGCGCCAAGCATAACGACGCCCTCACCACCCGGGTGGCCCGCGGGCGCGACCTCTGGCTCCACGCGCGTGACTGGTCCGGCGCCCATGTGATCGTGCGACGCGAGCGCGATCAGACCCTCGACAGCGAGACGCTCATCGACGCCGCCACCCTGGCCGCTCACTTCTCCCGCGGCCGCAAGGACTCGCTCATCGACGTGACCTACACCGACGCTCGCCATGTCCGAAAGCCCCGGGGCAGCGCACCGGGCATGGTCACGATCGCCAGCGGTGCCACCATCGCCGTGACCCTGGAAGAAGACCGCCTGGAGCGCCTCCTGGCCACCGAGATCGACCCCGGCGACTGA
- a CDS encoding aldo/keto reductase: MTQLPPIATRRLGQTGLNVSRICLGTMMFADRTGLPEAKSIADLCLDHGVYFWDTADMYSRGGSEAMVGELMAGRRDQIVLATKACRPMSERPNDRGLSARHLIAACEASLRRLNTDYIDIYYLHFTDPQTRPEETLRALEDLVRSGKVRYAGVSNHQAWEVADRVGLARAHGWQPIDVVQPLYNILNRDIERELIPMAEHYGMGVVTYSSLARGVLTGKYRAGAAPPEGSRRARGDVRLSQAEWRAESLELVEELRPLAEQRDVPLSQLATAWTLANPLVDSVIIGPRTLAQARDALQSAALRWDDELERAIDALSPRGTHTGREIPDQEVFPIRGRPTQYPTFKY; encoded by the coding sequence ATGACCCAACTCCCCCCCATCGCCACTCGCCGCCTGGGCCAGACCGGCCTCAACGTCTCCCGCATCTGCCTGGGCACCATGATGTTTGCCGACCGCACCGGGCTGCCCGAGGCCAAAAGCATCGCCGACCTCTGCCTGGACCACGGCGTCTACTTCTGGGACACCGCCGACATGTACAGCCGCGGCGGCTCCGAAGCGATGGTCGGTGAACTGATGGCCGGGCGCCGCGATCAGATCGTGCTGGCCACCAAAGCCTGCCGCCCGATGAGCGAGCGCCCCAACGACCGCGGACTCTCCGCGCGCCACCTGATCGCCGCCTGCGAGGCCTCGCTGCGCCGCCTCAACACCGACTACATCGACATCTACTACCTGCACTTCACCGACCCTCAGACGCGCCCCGAAGAGACGCTGCGCGCCCTCGAAGATCTCGTGCGCAGCGGCAAGGTCCGCTACGCCGGCGTCTCCAACCATCAGGCCTGGGAGGTCGCCGACCGCGTGGGGCTGGCCCGGGCCCACGGCTGGCAGCCCATCGACGTGGTGCAGCCCCTCTACAACATCCTCAACCGCGACATTGAGCGCGAGCTCATCCCCATGGCCGAGCATTACGGCATGGGCGTGGTCACCTACTCCTCGCTGGCCCGCGGCGTGCTCACCGGGAAGTACCGAGCCGGCGCCGCGCCCCCCGAGGGCTCGCGCCGCGCCCGGGGCGATGTGCGCCTGAGCCAGGCCGAGTGGCGCGCCGAATCGCTGGAGCTCGTCGAGGAGCTCCGCCCTTTGGCCGAGCAACGCGACGTCCCCTTAAGCCAGCTCGCCACCGCCTGGACACTGGCCAACCCCCTGGTCGACTCGGTGATCATCGGCCCGCGCACGCTGGCCCAGGCCCGCGACGCCCTCCAGAGCGCGGCGCTCCGATGGGACGACGAGCTGGAGCGCGCCATCGACGCCTTAAGCCCCCGGGGCACCCACACCGGCCGCGAGATCCCCGATCAGGAAGTCTTCCCCATCCGCGGTCGCCCGACTCAGTACCCCACGTTTAAGTACTGA
- a CDS encoding GYF domain-containing protein yields MKIVCDNCGAKYSIADDKVQGKVFKIRCKKCSEVIVVQGTTEPQEESSPAFGSAYGNTGGASEWYVVVEGERVGPITPEEVEAYFTAGQVHPDTFAWRDGLDDWVMLSTLNEFAHLMQDAAGPHEATMIASAHSPQPSDDLDQTAMMSSSELQKGAAFESNQASVESGGYDQPSLESYSDGGYGSGSYDQGEGYDGGGYDAGGYEGGGYDDGFGGGEGGMFAAFDSTPPEDDYNAGYGAEEPAQPAAASGGEGMVGARNENSVLFSLSSVDQVKAVSKPAEGAAQGNDKSGLIDIQALASSHSAMKGNSGSGEEFSPGTMSMPALMPMGSHRKQNKGLLIGVIAGAAVLVVALVAVVVVLLGDRGNEQPAQPAVAQAPAAAPAAEAAPTAEEQKEAEEAKAAAAAALAAAEGGDSEEAKAEEESEKEEAKEEARAEAPKKTSRSTSRTRERSESTRTASRTETKKSSGSSGSGVDSIIGQLDRSGSTSGSSGGSAPAPASNVPDSLSRSQVAGTIRKYNSQIAACSRDSNSGGLSGTARVRFTVQPSGSVSGASVQGAPMAGTDLGGCIERVVNSMRFPESKSELPITYPFVMR; encoded by the coding sequence ATGAAGATCGTTTGCGACAACTGTGGCGCGAAGTATTCCATCGCGGACGACAAGGTCCAGGGCAAGGTCTTTAAGATCCGGTGCAAGAAGTGCAGTGAGGTTATCGTGGTCCAGGGGACGACGGAGCCTCAGGAAGAGTCCAGCCCGGCATTCGGTTCGGCGTACGGCAACACCGGGGGAGCCTCGGAGTGGTATGTCGTGGTGGAGGGGGAACGTGTGGGGCCGATCACTCCGGAGGAGGTAGAGGCCTACTTTACTGCCGGCCAGGTGCATCCGGACACCTTTGCCTGGCGCGATGGACTTGATGACTGGGTGATGTTGAGCACGCTCAACGAGTTTGCCCACCTGATGCAGGATGCGGCCGGGCCCCATGAAGCGACGATGATCGCCTCGGCTCACAGTCCGCAGCCTTCCGATGACCTCGACCAAACGGCGATGATGAGTTCCAGCGAGTTGCAGAAAGGCGCAGCATTTGAAAGCAATCAGGCTTCGGTAGAGAGCGGGGGGTACGACCAACCTTCACTCGAGAGTTACTCGGACGGCGGGTACGGCAGCGGGAGCTACGATCAGGGCGAGGGCTACGACGGTGGAGGTTACGACGCCGGCGGCTATGAGGGCGGCGGGTACGACGATGGATTTGGCGGTGGTGAAGGCGGCATGTTTGCAGCCTTTGACTCCACGCCGCCCGAAGACGACTACAACGCCGGCTACGGTGCCGAGGAGCCGGCGCAGCCGGCGGCCGCCAGTGGTGGCGAGGGCATGGTGGGGGCGCGCAACGAAAACAGTGTGCTCTTCAGCCTGAGCAGCGTGGACCAGGTCAAGGCGGTGAGTAAGCCGGCGGAGGGCGCGGCGCAGGGCAATGACAAGTCGGGATTGATCGACATTCAGGCGCTCGCCAGCTCGCACTCGGCCATGAAGGGTAATAGCGGCAGTGGCGAGGAGTTTTCGCCGGGCACGATGAGCATGCCGGCGTTGATGCCGATGGGCAGTCATCGCAAGCAAAACAAAGGGTTGCTTATCGGTGTGATCGCCGGGGCTGCGGTGTTGGTCGTGGCGCTGGTGGCGGTTGTGGTGGTGCTGCTGGGCGATCGCGGCAATGAGCAGCCGGCGCAGCCGGCGGTGGCTCAGGCCCCGGCTGCGGCGCCCGCCGCCGAGGCCGCGCCCACGGCGGAGGAGCAGAAGGAAGCCGAGGAGGCGAAAGCCGCCGCGGCCGCCGCTCTGGCTGCTGCCGAAGGTGGCGACTCCGAAGAAGCGAAAGCTGAGGAAGAGAGCGAGAAAGAAGAAGCGAAGGAAGAAGCGCGGGCTGAGGCGCCGAAGAAGACTTCCAGGTCCACGTCGCGCACGCGTGAGCGCAGTGAGTCGACGCGCACCGCGTCGCGTACCGAGACGAAGAAGTCCTCGGGCAGCAGCGGTAGCGGTGTCGACTCGATCATCGGTCAGCTGGATCGCTCCGGAAGCACCTCGGGCAGCAGCGGTGGAAGCGCGCCGGCGCCGGCCAGCAACGTTCCCGATAGTCTGTCGCGCTCGCAGGTCGCCGGGACCATTCGCAAGTACAACTCGCAGATTGCGGCCTGCTCGCGGGACTCCAACTCCGGTGGGTTGAGTGGTACGGCGCGGGTGCGCTTTACCGTGCAGCCGAGCGGCTCGGTGTCGGGCGCCAGCGTGCAGGGGGCCCCGATGGCCGGCACCGACCTGGGTGGTTGCATCGAGCGTGTGGTCAACTCGATGCGCTTCCCCGAGTCGAAGAGCGAGCTGCCGATTACCTATCCCTTCGTGATGCGCTGA